One stretch of Pandoraea oxalativorans DNA includes these proteins:
- a CDS encoding 2-hydroxyacid dehydrogenase codes for MSLPPLLVIIPMHPEQSSELQTRFEVIYRPSHHPTPEGWGPESERVRFVLTNGSRGMSAAELTQLPNVELVSALGAGYENLDIPAMRARNVVVVHGAGANAPTVADQGFALLLAAIRRIPEYDAACRKGIWRDALPMQPGVAGKKLGVVGLGAVGRQFAKRGEGFDMQIGYRNRNRRDDLPSHYQYFDSVTALAEWADILVVTAPGGAESHHMINADVLRALGKDGFLVNLGRGSVVDTAALADALRNGVIAGAGLDVYEGEPSPPAALIDLQNIVLSPHVAGRSPEAEAATLSMFMENTRRYQAGEPVLTPL; via the coding sequence GTGTCGCTGCCCCCCTTGCTGGTCATCATCCCGATGCATCCCGAGCAGTCGTCCGAACTGCAAACCCGTTTCGAAGTGATTTACCGCCCGAGCCACCATCCGACGCCGGAAGGCTGGGGACCGGAAAGTGAGCGCGTGCGTTTCGTGCTCACCAACGGCTCGCGTGGCATGAGCGCTGCCGAACTGACGCAGTTGCCGAACGTCGAGCTGGTCAGCGCACTCGGCGCCGGTTACGAGAATCTGGACATTCCGGCGATGCGCGCGCGCAACGTCGTGGTGGTGCATGGCGCAGGTGCCAACGCCCCGACCGTGGCGGATCAGGGCTTCGCCCTGCTGCTCGCCGCCATTCGCCGCATTCCGGAATATGACGCGGCATGCCGCAAGGGCATCTGGCGCGACGCGCTGCCCATGCAACCGGGTGTCGCCGGGAAGAAGCTCGGGGTCGTCGGCCTTGGTGCGGTGGGCCGCCAGTTCGCCAAACGCGGCGAAGGCTTCGATATGCAGATTGGCTACCGAAACCGGAACCGTCGCGACGACCTCCCTTCGCACTATCAGTACTTCGACAGCGTGACGGCACTGGCCGAATGGGCCGACATTCTGGTGGTGACGGCGCCAGGCGGCGCGGAATCCCATCACATGATCAATGCCGACGTGCTACGCGCGCTCGGCAAAGACGGCTTTCTCGTCAATCTGGGGCGCGGCAGCGTCGTCGACACCGCAGCGCTTGCCGATGCATTGCGCAACGGTGTGATCGCTGGCGCGGGGCTGGACGTCTATGAAGGCGAGCCGTCGCCGCCCGCCGCACTCATCGACTTGCAGAACATCGTGCTGAGCCCGCACGTGGCGGGCCGTTCGCCAGAAGCGGAAGCGGCCACCCTCTCGATGTTCATGGAGAATACCCGCCGCTATCAGGCGGGCGAACCGGTGCTGACGCCACTGTAA
- a CDS encoding Ku protein: MARAIWKGAISFGLVNVPVTLFPASTTHKLDLDWLDKRTMSPVGYKRVNKENGKEVPRDQIVHGYEYEKGNYVVLSDDEIRSANPTATQTVDILAFVDATDVSFMYLDTPYYLVPERGGAKAYALLHAALIKAGKLGIARVVMHTRAHLAVLAPAGDALVLDTLRWQDEMRDPAEVGLTKEKLQKLAAPGERELDMAIRLIDEMSGPWHPGDYHDTFQDDLKALIDRKIASGQTREVAQIEASAPKLASGGSVTDLMALLKQSLGTKGERDAGTVDAQDVEAKPVKARSSEKSSTKASDSKTTKKTAAKKASVKRAKSTKSTRTK; the protein is encoded by the coding sequence ATGGCTCGCGCAATCTGGAAGGGCGCCATCAGCTTCGGACTGGTCAACGTACCCGTCACCCTGTTTCCTGCCTCGACGACACACAAGCTCGATCTGGACTGGCTCGACAAGCGCACCATGTCGCCGGTCGGCTACAAGCGCGTGAACAAGGAGAACGGCAAAGAAGTGCCGCGCGACCAGATCGTGCACGGCTACGAGTACGAGAAAGGCAACTATGTCGTGCTCAGCGACGACGAGATCCGCTCGGCCAATCCGACGGCGACGCAGACCGTCGACATTCTGGCGTTCGTCGATGCCACGGACGTCTCGTTCATGTATCTCGATACGCCTTACTACCTCGTGCCCGAGCGTGGCGGCGCAAAGGCCTACGCGCTGCTGCACGCGGCGCTCATCAAGGCGGGCAAGCTGGGCATCGCGCGCGTGGTGATGCACACGCGCGCGCATCTCGCCGTGCTCGCGCCAGCGGGCGACGCGCTCGTACTCGACACCCTCAGATGGCAGGACGAGATGCGCGATCCGGCCGAGGTCGGGTTGACGAAGGAGAAGTTGCAGAAACTCGCCGCGCCCGGCGAGCGCGAACTGGACATGGCGATCCGGCTGATCGACGAGATGTCCGGGCCGTGGCATCCCGGCGATTATCACGACACGTTTCAGGACGACCTCAAGGCGCTCATCGACCGCAAGATCGCGTCCGGTCAGACACGCGAGGTCGCACAGATCGAAGCGAGCGCCCCGAAGCTGGCGAGCGGCGGCAGCGTCACCGATTTGATGGCGCTACTCAAGCAGAGCCTCGGGACGAAGGGCGAGCGCGATGCCGGGACCGTCGATGCGCAGGACGTCGAGGCGAAGCCTGTGAAGGCGCGTAGTTCGGAAAAATCGTCGACGAAAGCGTCGGACAGCAAGACGACTAAGAAGACGGCGGCCAAGAAGGCATCGGTCAAGCGCGCCAAGTCGACTAAATCCACCAGAACCAAGTGA
- a CDS encoding MJ0042-type zinc finger domain-containing protein — protein sequence MLSIHTGFVVCPTCKARFAVAASEPSVQALHDYLHSEAEVKCPTCDTVFATCNARSSIEFEPVNDGETLSPSPERSIDGLDNH from the coding sequence ATGCTGTCGATCCATACCGGTTTCGTCGTTTGCCCGACCTGCAAGGCCCGGTTCGCCGTGGCGGCCAGTGAGCCGAGCGTTCAGGCGCTGCACGACTATCTCCATTCGGAGGCCGAAGTGAAGTGCCCGACCTGCGATACCGTTTTCGCGACGTGCAACGCCAGGAGCAGCATCGAGTTCGAGCCCGTCAACGACGGCGAGACGCTGTCGCCGTCTCCCGAACGAAGCATCGACGGGCTCGATAATCACTGA
- a CDS encoding AraC family transcriptional regulator: MHLVKTSPPASLHGAPPQDGRAADPSHAARAELVRLLERATHGLEGTAPTAVDGLMVHRILHPGGPKPALQQPAFAVIAQGEKRLQIGEANYAYDPMHYMVSSVHLPVVAQVSGASEQSPYLGMRLNLVAEDVTSLIGDEHLPPPAPSPCGRGLYVNRLDAALLDAVLRLLRLLDAPRDIPILAPMIKREIIYRLLMNGQGVLLRQMVMQDSQMNRIANAVRWLRDHYAQPLRVESLAQEVHMSVSSLHHHFKLVTAMSPLQYQKQLRLQEARRLIFVADVAVSSAAQAVGYESASQFSREYARVFGEAPLRDKRRWLQDGDVGASRG, encoded by the coding sequence ATGCATCTCGTCAAAACATCGCCACCGGCGTCGCTTCACGGCGCACCACCGCAAGACGGTCGCGCCGCCGATCCGTCGCACGCCGCCCGCGCGGAACTGGTGCGTTTGCTCGAACGCGCGACGCATGGGTTGGAAGGCACAGCGCCCACGGCGGTGGACGGTCTGATGGTGCATCGCATCCTGCATCCCGGTGGGCCGAAGCCTGCGTTGCAGCAACCTGCCTTCGCCGTGATTGCGCAAGGCGAGAAGCGTTTGCAGATCGGGGAGGCAAACTACGCGTACGACCCGATGCATTACATGGTCTCGTCGGTGCACTTGCCGGTGGTGGCGCAGGTGTCCGGGGCGAGCGAGCAATCGCCTTATCTGGGCATGCGTCTGAATCTGGTGGCGGAAGACGTCACGTCGCTCATCGGCGACGAGCATCTGCCGCCACCGGCCCCGTCGCCGTGCGGGCGCGGGTTGTACGTCAACCGGCTCGACGCTGCGTTGCTGGACGCGGTGCTGCGCTTGCTGCGTCTGCTCGATGCCCCGCGCGACATCCCGATTCTTGCGCCGATGATCAAGCGCGAGATCATCTACCGGCTGCTGATGAACGGGCAGGGGGTATTGTTGCGTCAGATGGTGATGCAGGACAGCCAGATGAACCGGATCGCGAATGCGGTGCGGTGGTTGCGCGACCATTATGCGCAGCCGTTGCGCGTGGAGTCGCTGGCGCAAGAGGTGCACATGAGCGTGTCGTCGTTGCATCACCACTTCAAGCTGGTGACGGCGATGAGCCCGTTGCAGTATCAGAAGCAGTTGCGCCTGCAGGAAGCGCGTCGTTTGATCTTCGTGGCGGACGTTGCCGTGTCGTCTGCGGCACAGGCGGTGGGCTACGAAAGCGCATCGCAGTTCAGCCGCGAATACGCCCGCGTCTTCGGCGAAGCACCGCTACGGGATAAGCGCCGGTGGTTACAGGATGGGGATGTGGGGGCGTCGCGGGGGTGA
- a CDS encoding MFS transporter, translating into MEISALMNRRGITPFQWRVIALCFLIVTLDGFDTAAIGYLAPAIRSEWAMATTSLGTVFGAGLGGLMLGCFVFGPLADRIGRKRVLILSVILFSLGSIASAYVNSPTELAVLRFVTGIGLGGAMPNAITLSSEYCAERMRSLLVTATFCGFTLGFAIGGEIVAQTLPHIGWRGVLIAGGVVPIAFVPVLMRWLPESMRYLAARGDRADQLLEIARHIDPQVTRIDPEVTPVGQTNSAVGGLFTRRYIMGTLLLWATYFCTLCAFYLLTSWLPLVVKDSGYTLSEAARIGAMLPLGGTVGAVMIGFAMDRTSPYRVLAASYVMAGIALCVLGAVTHQSGWLMFVVFLAGFGIAGSQTGANALTAAYYPTASRATGVAWALGVGRLGSILGSSLGGVLIASASSTAQAFQIVAIPAFLAAALMLVMRRRVGRGGSLAAAATQPAPGTV; encoded by the coding sequence ATGGAAATATCCGCTTTGATGAACCGCAGAGGCATCACGCCGTTTCAATGGCGCGTGATTGCCCTGTGCTTTCTGATCGTCACACTGGACGGCTTCGACACGGCGGCCATCGGCTACCTCGCACCGGCCATCCGCAGCGAATGGGCGATGGCGACGACCAGCCTCGGCACGGTGTTCGGCGCGGGCCTCGGCGGCCTGATGCTCGGCTGCTTCGTGTTCGGGCCGCTCGCCGACCGCATCGGCCGCAAGCGCGTGCTGATCCTCTCCGTCATTCTGTTCTCACTCGGCAGCATCGCCTCGGCCTATGTGAATAGCCCGACGGAGCTCGCCGTACTGCGCTTCGTCACGGGGATCGGTCTGGGCGGTGCAATGCCCAACGCCATCACGCTCAGTTCCGAGTATTGCGCCGAGCGCATGCGTTCGCTGCTCGTGACGGCCACCTTCTGCGGCTTCACGCTGGGCTTCGCCATCGGCGGCGAAATCGTCGCCCAGACGCTGCCGCACATCGGCTGGCGCGGTGTGTTGATCGCAGGCGGCGTGGTCCCGATTGCCTTCGTGCCGGTACTCATGCGCTGGTTGCCGGAGTCGATGCGCTACCTTGCAGCGCGCGGCGACCGTGCCGACCAACTGCTGGAAATCGCCCGTCACATCGACCCGCAGGTCACACGCATCGATCCGGAGGTAACGCCTGTCGGGCAGACGAACTCGGCGGTGGGCGGCCTGTTCACGCGTCGATACATCATGGGCACGCTGCTGCTCTGGGCGACGTACTTCTGCACGCTTTGCGCGTTCTACCTGCTCACGAGCTGGCTGCCGCTGGTCGTGAAGGATTCCGGCTACACGCTCTCGGAAGCAGCGCGTATCGGTGCGATGTTGCCGCTCGGCGGCACGGTCGGTGCCGTGATGATCGGCTTCGCGATGGACCGCACGAGTCCGTACCGCGTGTTGGCGGCGTCTTACGTGATGGCCGGTATCGCGCTGTGCGTGCTGGGCGCTGTGACGCACCAGTCGGGCTGGCTCATGTTCGTCGTGTTCCTCGCGGGCTTCGGCATTGCGGGATCGCAGACCGGCGCGAACGCCCTGACGGCGGCGTACTACCCGACCGCCTCCCGTGCGACGGGCGTGGCCTGGGCGCTTGGCGTCGGCCGTCTCGGCTCGATCCTCGGGTCGAGCCTGGGCGGTGTGCTGATCGCCTCGGCGTCGAGTACGGCGCAGGCGTTCCAGATCGTCGCGATCCCGGCGTTTCTTGCGGCGGCGCTCATGCTGGTGATGCGTCGTCGCGTCGGACGCGGCGGCTCGCTCGCCGCAGCGGCGACGCAGCCCGCACCGGGCACCGTTTGA
- the ligD gene encoding DNA ligase D: protein MPRRASDKPTKATSAKPGRRRTSADPLAAYDAKRNFSATPEPRGKRASRQHALRYVIQRHDASHLHYDFRLELDGTLRSWALPKQPSPDVSRPRLAVQVEDHPLAYADFEGDIPAGNYGAGHVDIWDRGIWIPDGNASRDYANGKLSFTLQGERLNGHWTLVRTDKPARQPQWLLIHRHDDGHALPHTEPPTSKPATTRRSSTKPPDEMRPMLATLVDQAPSSEGWHAELKLDGYRVLIRIAGNDIRVFTRSGQDWTRRFQPAVTALRERGLPNAWLDGEAVVANEHGLPDFQALQRAFDEDAQSAIVIYVFDLPWCNGEDLREAPLHERQARLSSMFEGKETDAVRVLQPVAGDLGSLWHGACEAGLEGIIVKRDDSTYVDGRSDAWRKLKCSQRQEFVVLGFTEPAGSRQGFGALLLGYFDDDGKTLRYAGKVGTGFDAKALLRMRKQLDAIETPRPALSPAPRPGGQARVHWVRPTLVAEIRFAEWTRDGHVRQASFHAMRTDKPAKEIRRETRRSGAVNSSKEKPPMPQSSALPVKITHGERVMDTHSGVTKVELAEYYDAVSQWMLPHLADRPVAVLRAPEGIGGEMFFQKHAAKTITGVRMLDPSLDPDHEPLMQIDDTRALVGAVQMGSVEFHTWNARSDLIERPDRVIFDLDPGKGVTFAQIVEGAQLIRGLLDELGLTAFVKTSGGKGLHVVTPLARRHEWDFAKAFAEAIAKHMARVFPDRFTATMGPKHRVGKCFIDYLRNYRGATTVCAYSARAREGMAVSVPVHWEELSDLPGADAWTVRNALDRLTALKEDPWADYDKASQQRVTKTMLDRLGD, encoded by the coding sequence ATGCCAAGACGCGCCTCAGACAAGCCGACCAAAGCGACGAGTGCGAAACCGGGTCGCCGTCGCACATCCGCCGATCCACTCGCGGCGTACGATGCGAAACGCAACTTCTCTGCGACGCCAGAGCCGCGCGGTAAGCGTGCATCCCGCCAGCATGCGCTGCGGTATGTCATCCAACGGCATGACGCCAGCCATCTCCATTACGACTTCCGTCTGGAACTCGACGGCACCCTGCGTTCATGGGCGCTGCCGAAGCAACCGAGTCCGGATGTCAGCCGTCCGCGACTGGCGGTTCAGGTCGAAGACCATCCGCTCGCTTACGCCGACTTCGAAGGCGACATTCCCGCAGGCAACTACGGTGCGGGGCACGTCGACATCTGGGATCGAGGCATCTGGATACCCGACGGCAACGCATCGCGCGATTACGCGAACGGCAAGTTGTCGTTCACATTACAAGGCGAACGACTCAACGGACACTGGACGTTGGTGCGCACCGACAAACCCGCGCGCCAACCGCAATGGTTGTTGATTCACCGGCATGACGACGGGCATGCATTACCGCATACCGAGCCGCCGACGTCGAAACCTGCGACGACACGCAGATCGTCGACGAAACCACCCGACGAGATGCGTCCGATGCTGGCGACACTCGTCGATCAGGCACCGTCGTCCGAAGGCTGGCACGCCGAGTTGAAGCTCGACGGATATCGCGTCCTCATCCGCATTGCGGGCAACGACATTCGCGTCTTCACACGCTCCGGGCAAGATTGGACGCGCCGCTTCCAACCCGCCGTGACCGCCTTGCGTGAGCGCGGTCTCCCCAACGCGTGGCTTGATGGCGAGGCGGTCGTCGCCAACGAGCATGGGTTACCGGACTTTCAGGCGTTGCAACGTGCGTTCGACGAAGACGCCCAGAGCGCCATCGTCATCTACGTCTTCGATCTGCCATGGTGTAACGGCGAGGATTTGCGCGAGGCGCCGTTGCACGAGCGACAAGCAAGGCTATCAAGCATGTTCGAAGGCAAAGAGACGGATGCCGTGCGCGTGCTCCAACCTGTCGCAGGCGATCTCGGATCGCTCTGGCACGGCGCGTGCGAAGCGGGCCTCGAAGGCATCATCGTCAAGCGCGACGACTCGACCTATGTCGACGGTCGCAGCGACGCATGGCGCAAGCTCAAGTGCTCGCAGCGTCAGGAGTTCGTCGTATTGGGGTTCACGGAACCCGCCGGCTCGCGACAGGGATTCGGCGCGTTGCTGCTCGGTTATTTCGACGATGACGGCAAGACGTTGCGCTACGCGGGCAAGGTCGGCACTGGCTTCGACGCCAAGGCGTTGCTGCGCATGCGCAAGCAACTCGACGCGATTGAGACGCCCCGCCCTGCACTGTCCCCTGCGCCGCGCCCGGGGGGGCAGGCGCGTGTGCACTGGGTGCGCCCGACGCTGGTCGCAGAAATCCGCTTCGCCGAGTGGACGCGCGACGGCCATGTGCGTCAGGCCTCGTTCCACGCGATGCGCACCGACAAACCGGCGAAGGAGATTCGCCGCGAGACGCGCCGCAGCGGTGCCGTCAACTCATCGAAGGAGAAACCGCCCATGCCGCAATCATCCGCGCTTCCAGTGAAGATCACACACGGCGAACGCGTAATGGACACGCACTCGGGCGTGACGAAGGTCGAGCTCGCCGAGTATTACGACGCCGTCAGCCAATGGATGCTCCCGCACCTCGCCGACCGACCGGTGGCTGTGCTGCGTGCGCCGGAAGGTATCGGCGGCGAGATGTTCTTCCAGAAGCATGCAGCGAAGACGATCACCGGCGTACGCATGCTCGACCCGTCGCTCGATCCGGACCACGAACCGCTGATGCAGATCGACGATACGCGCGCACTCGTCGGGGCCGTGCAGATGGGGTCGGTGGAGTTCCACACGTGGAATGCGCGCAGCGATCTGATCGAGCGTCCCGATCGCGTGATCTTCGATCTGGACCCCGGCAAGGGGGTGACGTTTGCGCAGATTGTGGAAGGCGCGCAGCTCATTCGGGGGCTACTGGACGAATTGGGGCTGACGGCTTTCGTGAAGACGAGCGGCGGCAAGGGGCTGCACGTGGTGACCCCCTTGGCGAGGCGTCACGAATGGGACTTCGCGAAGGCGTTCGCAGAAGCCATTGCCAAGCATATGGCGCGCGTGTTTCCCGACCGGTTCACGGCGACGATGGGACCGAAGCATCGCGTAGGGAAGTGTTTCATCGACTATCTGCGCAACTACCGGGGGGCGACGACCGTATGCGCCTACTCGGCCCGGGCGAGAGAAGGCATGGCGGTATCGGTGCCGGTCCATTGGGAGGAATTGTCCGATTTGCCCGGTGCCGACGCCTGGACCGTGCGCAACGCTCTAGACCGCCTCACCGCACTGAAAGAAGACCCGTGGGCAGATTACGATAAGGCGTCGCAGCAACGCGTGACGAAGACGATGCTGGATCGGCTAGGGGATTGA
- a CDS encoding MFS transporter: MPANPINVTAFIDRHRISPFQMMIVVLCFLIVAIDGFDTAAIGFIAPAIRAEWSLTPAHLAPLFGAGLAGLMAGAFLFGPLADKFGRKTILIFSVLFFGVASLASAWSMDLWHLVALRFLTGLGLGGAMPNAITLTSEYCPDSRRSFLVTTMFCGFTLGSALGGLASAGLIEAFGWRSVLVVGGVMPVVLGVILIRALPESVRYLVMAGKSPERVAASLQRIAPHEDLRGATFNVAMKPSTTSPVRHLFKPELLRGTLLFWVTFFMSLLVIYLLSSWLPTLLRTNGLTLRNAAIVTAMFQVGGTLGAIVLGWLMDRFNPHYVLATAYVLAGVCVAAVGPLASSPVLASVAVFWAGFCVSGGQVGANALSAEFYPTDCRATGVSWANGVGRMGSVVGSVGGASMLAMGWSMPALFAAIGVPAVLAGFTMLTLGRIRHRQAALAVEAAA; encoded by the coding sequence ATGCCAGCGAATCCCATCAACGTGACGGCATTCATCGACCGGCATCGCATCTCGCCGTTTCAGATGATGATCGTCGTTCTATGCTTCCTGATCGTCGCCATCGACGGTTTCGATACCGCGGCCATCGGCTTCATCGCCCCCGCCATTCGTGCCGAATGGTCACTCACGCCCGCGCATCTCGCCCCGCTGTTCGGCGCAGGACTTGCCGGTCTCATGGCCGGTGCGTTCCTGTTTGGCCCGCTCGCCGACAAGTTCGGACGCAAGACCATCCTCATCTTCTCGGTGCTGTTCTTCGGCGTCGCGAGTCTCGCGTCGGCCTGGTCGATGGACCTGTGGCACCTCGTCGCCCTGCGCTTCCTGACGGGCCTCGGCCTCGGCGGTGCGATGCCGAACGCGATCACGCTGACGTCGGAATACTGCCCCGACTCGCGCCGTTCGTTTCTTGTGACCACCATGTTCTGCGGCTTCACGTTGGGCTCCGCCCTGGGCGGTCTCGCCTCGGCAGGCCTGATCGAAGCGTTCGGCTGGCGTTCGGTGCTGGTCGTCGGTGGTGTGATGCCCGTCGTACTCGGCGTGATTCTGATCCGCGCGTTGCCTGAATCCGTGCGCTATCTGGTGATGGCGGGCAAGTCGCCGGAGCGCGTGGCCGCGTCGCTGCAACGCATCGCGCCGCATGAGGATCTGCGCGGTGCTACGTTCAATGTGGCGATGAAACCGTCGACCACGTCGCCGGTGCGGCATCTGTTCAAGCCGGAATTGCTGCGTGGCACCCTGCTCTTCTGGGTGACGTTCTTCATGAGCCTGCTGGTGATCTATCTGCTCTCGAGCTGGCTGCCGACGTTGCTTCGCACGAACGGCCTGACACTGCGTAACGCGGCCATCGTCACGGCGATGTTCCAGGTCGGCGGCACGCTCGGGGCCATCGTCCTCGGCTGGCTGATGGACCGCTTCAATCCCCATTACGTGCTCGCAACCGCCTACGTACTGGCAGGCGTGTGCGTGGCCGCCGTCGGCCCGTTGGCCAGTTCGCCGGTGCTCGCTTCGGTCGCCGTGTTCTGGGCCGGGTTCTGCGTCTCGGGCGGTCAGGTCGGCGCGAACGCACTCTCCGCCGAGTTCTATCCGACGGATTGCCGCGCGACCGGCGTAAGCTGGGCAAACGGTGTCGGACGCATGGGCTCGGTGGTCGGGTCGGTGGGCGGTGCGTCGATGCTCGCCATGGGATGGTCGATGCCCGCGCTGTTCGCCGCCATCGGCGTGCCTGCGGTGCTGGCCGGTTTCACGATGCTCACGCTCGGCCGCATTCGCCACCGCCAGGCCGCGCTCGCCGTCGAAGCGGCGGCATGA
- a CDS encoding aldo/keto reductase, with product MRQRKLGNTGLFVSELCLGTMTFGGQGDMWSKIGQLQQNDVDALVGRALDAGINFIDTADVYSEGQSEMLTGQALRNLNVPRDSVVVATKVFGVTGAQGSNSRGLSRYHIMDGVKASLKRLQLDHIDLYQVHGFDPVTPIEETLSALDTLVRQGHVRYIGVSNWAAWQIAKAQGISARLNLASFASLQAYYTVAGRDLEREIVPMLRSENVGLMVWSPLAGGLLSGKYTRDGQSEDGARRQSFDFPPVNVERAYDVIDMMRGIATEKGVSVAQIALAWLLAQPVVSTVIIGAKRADQLDDNIAATRVTLSERDLSAINAASALPSEYPGWMLSRQGDPRRAQLAEAGLL from the coding sequence ATGCGACAACGGAAACTCGGCAACACCGGCCTCTTCGTCTCGGAACTGTGCCTCGGCACGATGACCTTCGGCGGACAGGGCGACATGTGGAGCAAGATCGGCCAATTGCAACAGAACGATGTCGACGCGCTCGTCGGTCGTGCGCTCGACGCGGGCATCAACTTCATCGATACCGCCGACGTCTATTCGGAAGGGCAGTCGGAGATGCTCACCGGACAAGCCCTGCGCAACCTCAACGTGCCGCGCGACAGCGTGGTCGTCGCCACGAAGGTCTTCGGCGTCACCGGCGCACAGGGCAGCAACTCGCGCGGCCTGTCGCGCTATCACATCATGGACGGCGTCAAGGCCAGCCTGAAGCGTCTGCAACTCGATCACATCGATCTGTATCAGGTACACGGCTTCGACCCGGTCACGCCCATCGAAGAGACGCTCAGCGCGCTCGACACGCTGGTGCGTCAGGGCCACGTGCGCTACATCGGTGTCTCGAACTGGGCCGCCTGGCAGATCGCCAAGGCGCAAGGCATCTCGGCACGCCTGAACCTCGCGAGCTTTGCTTCGCTTCAGGCGTATTACACCGTCGCCGGACGCGATCTCGAACGCGAAATCGTTCCGATGCTGCGCAGCGAGAACGTCGGTCTGATGGTGTGGAGCCCGCTGGCAGGTGGCCTGCTCTCGGGCAAGTACACGCGTGACGGTCAGTCGGAAGACGGCGCGCGCCGCCAGAGCTTCGACTTCCCGCCGGTGAATGTCGAACGTGCTTACGACGTGATCGACATGATGCGCGGCATCGCCACGGAAAAAGGCGTGTCGGTTGCGCAGATCGCGCTCGCCTGGCTGCTCGCGCAACCGGTCGTCTCGACGGTCATCATCGGGGCCAAACGCGCAGATCAACTCGACGACAACATCGCCGCTACGCGCGTCACGCTGAGCGAGCGCGACCTGTCGGCGATCAACGCCGCGAGCGCGCTGCCCAGCGAGTACCCGGGCTGGATGCTCTCGCGTCAGGGCGATCCGCGTCGCGCGCAACTCGCCGAAGCTGGCCTGCTGTAA
- a CDS encoding porin yields the protein MPALALAAGLALATTFASAQSVTLYGILDTGIEYISHAGPNNSSLVRMPANTGSLPSRWGLRGDEDLGGGLHALFMLENGFNVRAGDLNQGGRLFGRQAWAGLSNRYGTLSFGRQYSMTFWVMSDADILGPDLYGSGSLDNYIPNARSDNTVAYKGVFSGLTVGATYSFGRDSGGTGNSPGQGTCAGQTPGQMTACRQVSAMLKYDTAWFGVAGAWDEQRGGAGAAASFFNGAAAVPLTSSSDKDTRWQLNGYVKGGNWKAGAGWLGRRVQTASAAVADVNSDMFYVGALYQFSPAFALDGEVFRMLNARQNARATMATLRGTYFLSKRTAVYTQVAWLGNSEHAAYSVSSGGAGGSPTAGTSQLGVNVGMRHTF from the coding sequence CTGCCTGCGCTCGCGCTGGCTGCCGGCCTCGCATTGGCCACCACTTTCGCTTCGGCCCAGAGCGTGACGCTCTACGGCATTCTGGACACCGGCATCGAATACATCTCGCACGCCGGGCCCAACAACAGTTCGCTCGTACGCATGCCCGCCAACACCGGTTCGCTGCCGTCGCGCTGGGGCCTGCGCGGCGACGAAGATCTGGGCGGCGGTCTGCACGCGCTATTCATGCTGGAGAACGGCTTCAACGTGCGCGCAGGCGATCTGAATCAGGGCGGGCGGTTGTTCGGACGTCAGGCGTGGGCCGGGTTGTCGAATCGGTACGGCACGCTGTCGTTTGGGCGTCAATATTCGATGACGTTCTGGGTGATGAGCGATGCCGACATTCTCGGCCCCGACCTGTACGGCAGCGGCTCGCTCGACAACTACATCCCCAACGCGCGCAGCGACAACACCGTCGCCTACAAGGGGGTATTCAGCGGCCTGACCGTTGGCGCGACCTACTCGTTCGGGCGGGACAGCGGCGGCACCGGCAACTCGCCGGGGCAAGGCACCTGTGCCGGTCAGACGCCCGGGCAGATGACCGCCTGTCGCCAGGTCTCCGCGATGTTGAAGTACGACACGGCATGGTTCGGCGTGGCCGGAGCGTGGGACGAGCAACGCGGCGGCGCAGGCGCTGCCGCGAGCTTCTTCAATGGCGCGGCGGCGGTGCCGCTGACCAGTTCGTCGGACAAGGACACCCGCTGGCAATTGAACGGCTATGTGAAGGGCGGCAACTGGAAGGCGGGCGCGGGATGGCTCGGACGTCGCGTGCAGACCGCGTCGGCCGCCGTCGCCGATGTGAACTCCGACATGTTCTATGTCGGGGCGCTGTATCAGTTCTCACCGGCATTTGCGCTCGACGGCGAAGTCTTCCGCATGCTGAACGCCCGTCAGAACGCGCGTGCGACGATGGCCACGTTGCGCGGCACTTACTTCCTGTCGAAGCGCACCGCCGTGTACACGCAAGTCGCCTGGCTGGGCAACAGCGAGCATGCGGCCTACTCGGTCAGTTCCGGCGGGGCGGGGGGATCGCCCACGGCGGGGACGAGTCAGTTGGGGGTGAACGTCGGCATGCGGCACACGTTCTGA